In the Pseudoalteromonas undina genome, one interval contains:
- a CDS encoding ABC transporter ATP-binding protein — protein sequence MLKMNNISKVYQTEMVQTHALRDFNLHVDEGEFIAVTGPSGSGKTTFLNIAGMLEPFSAGEYLLDGIDVGKLNDNQRADCRNQKIGFIFQGFNLIPDLNLYENIEVPLRYRGIKAAERKRRIEKCLEQVGLASRAKHLPQQLSGGQQQRVAIARALAGEPRFLLADEPTGNLDSLMARQVMELLEQINRDGATIIMVTHDPELARRAPRNIQVVDGQLADFTLYQGAQNLKNVAGA from the coding sequence ATGTTAAAGATGAATAATATAAGTAAAGTATATCAAACAGAAATGGTTCAAACCCATGCATTACGTGATTTTAATCTACACGTTGATGAAGGCGAATTTATTGCTGTTACAGGCCCTAGCGGATCAGGAAAAACGACCTTTTTAAATATAGCTGGAATGTTAGAACCCTTCTCTGCAGGTGAATATTTACTTGATGGAATTGATGTAGGTAAGTTAAACGATAACCAGCGCGCAGATTGTCGAAATCAAAAAATAGGCTTTATCTTCCAAGGGTTCAATTTAATACCTGACTTAAACTTATATGAAAATATTGAAGTACCGCTACGTTATAGAGGTATTAAAGCCGCAGAGCGTAAACGTCGCATTGAAAAATGTTTAGAACAAGTTGGTCTTGCCTCTCGGGCAAAACATTTGCCACAGCAACTCTCTGGCGGACAGCAACAACGAGTAGCCATAGCACGCGCGCTTGCTGGCGAGCCACGATTTTTACTTGCCGATGAACCAACCGGTAATCTCGACAGCCTTATGGCTCGTCAAGTAATGGAGCTGCTTGAACAAATCAATCGCGATGGCGCGACCATCATTATGGTGACCCATGATCCTGAGCTTGCTCGCAGAGCGCCAAGAAACATTCAGGTGGTCGATGGACAACTTGCCGACTTTACGCTGTATCAAGGCGCACAAAACCTTAAAAATGTTGCAGGAGCGTAA
- the gltB gene encoding glutamate synthase large subunit: MLYDSKLEKDNCGFGLIAQVNNQASHRLIRTAITGLDRMQHRGGISADGKTGDGCGLLLQKPDSFFRAIAAENNWHLGKNYAVGMIFLNADPVLAQAAKDVLSEELEKETLNILGWRVVPTDPSMLGPIALKQLPGFEQIFISAPEGWRSKDLERRLYVARRRAEKRLMDDESFYIASLSGLVTIYKGLMMPADLPNFYLDLADIRMTSAICVFHQRFSTNTQPRWPLAQPFRYLAHNGEINTIEGNRQWARARSYKFASPLIPDLQSAAPFVNETGSDSSSLDNMLELFLAGGMDLFRAMRMLVPPAWQKNRAMDDDLRAFYDFNSMHMEPWDGPAGIVMSDGRFAACNLDRNGLRPARYIITQDGFITLASEVGIWDYTADEVVEKGRVGPGELLVIDTKLGKIWHSDEIDQDLKSRHPYKSWLEENVKRLTPFEALTEQDAGNRSFDDATLVKYQKMFGYTNEELDSVIRVMGENGQEATGSMGDDTPFAVLSEGNRSLYDYFRQKFAQVTNPPIDPLRENHVMSLATCIGSEQNVFNETTGHAKRLQFDTPILMYADMQQLLNADEVHYSYCKIDITYTVEEGLENAVKRICDEAQAKAASGCIMLVLTDRNFDDNQLPIPAAMAVGAVQKRLVDNNLRCESNIIIETGSVRDAHQFAVLLGFGATAIYPYLAYESLVAMSDSKVINKSYCEVTLAYRQAINKGLYKIMSKMGISTVASYRCSMLFEAVGLSDAIVEMCFKGVASRIKGACFSDFDDDQQSLHKLALSKRKLLSHGGLFKYVHGGEYHAYNPDVIQTLQKAVRSGQYSDYNEYAKLVNHRPVATLRDMLALKLPEKGISIDEVEPAAELYKRFDSAAMSIGALSPEAHEALAIAMNRLGGCSNSGEGGEDKLRYGTEKNSRIKQVASGRFGVTPHYLRSADVIQIKVAQGAKPGEGGQLPGEKVTPYIAKLRYSVPGVTLISPPPHHDIYSIEDLAQLIFDLKQVNPNALISVKLVSEPGVGTIATGVAKAYADLITISGYDGGTGASPLTSVKYAGSPWELGLAETQQALVENGLRHRIRLQTDGGLKTGLDIIKAAILGAESFGFGTGPMVALGCKYLRICHLNNCATGVATQDDTLRQKHYHGLPEMAMNYFKFIAQEAREIMASLGVANLTDLIGRLDLFEAIEGKTAKQQKIDLSAVIAQPNNPTGETLFCSAPNSSHYLGELNESLLGKAKEAIDNSSGISLVSRICNTDRSVGAMLSGYIADKHGNQGMAADPVVIELHGTAGQSFGVWNAGGLEMTLVGDANDYVGKGMAGGKLVVRPPLGSSFESHKATIVGNTCLYGATGGKLFAAGCAGERFAVRNSGVQAVVEGVGDNGCEYMTGGVVCVLGNVGVNFGAGMTGGFAYILDERGDFEKRINPELVEVVTLDDLSSHQEHLRGLIADHLELTGSCRAETILANFELYLPMFKLVKPKSSDVKSLLGHRARSSAELRVQAQ, translated from the coding sequence ATGTTATATGACTCAAAACTAGAAAAAGATAATTGTGGCTTTGGCTTAATAGCCCAAGTTAATAACCAAGCGAGTCACCGACTCATTCGTACGGCGATCACCGGTTTAGATCGCATGCAGCACCGCGGTGGTATTTCTGCTGATGGTAAAACGGGTGATGGTTGTGGCTTGTTATTACAAAAACCAGACAGCTTCTTTCGGGCTATTGCTGCCGAGAATAATTGGCATTTAGGTAAAAATTACGCCGTTGGAATGATCTTCCTCAATGCTGATCCGGTACTAGCACAAGCAGCCAAAGATGTTTTAAGCGAAGAACTAGAAAAAGAAACGCTAAATATTTTGGGCTGGCGTGTGGTTCCAACTGATCCATCAATGTTAGGACCTATTGCTCTAAAACAATTGCCAGGTTTTGAACAAATTTTTATTAGTGCGCCAGAAGGTTGGCGTTCTAAAGATTTAGAACGCCGCTTGTATGTTGCACGTCGTCGTGCAGAAAAGCGTCTAATGGACGATGAATCATTTTATATTGCGAGCTTATCTGGGCTAGTCACAATATATAAAGGCTTAATGATGCCTGCTGACTTGCCTAATTTTTATCTTGATCTTGCGGATATTCGCATGACTAGTGCTATTTGTGTTTTTCATCAACGCTTCTCTACAAACACACAGCCTCGCTGGCCTTTAGCGCAACCATTTCGTTATTTAGCGCACAATGGTGAAATTAATACTATTGAAGGTAATCGCCAATGGGCACGTGCCCGTTCTTATAAATTTGCTTCGCCACTTATTCCTGATTTACAAAGCGCAGCGCCGTTTGTTAATGAAACAGGGTCTGACTCATCTAGCCTCGATAATATGCTGGAGCTATTTTTAGCTGGTGGTATGGATTTATTCCGTGCGATGCGCATGCTAGTGCCGCCAGCATGGCAAAAAAATCGAGCTATGGATGACGACTTACGTGCGTTCTATGATTTTAATTCTATGCATATGGAACCGTGGGATGGCCCTGCAGGCATTGTTATGTCTGATGGGCGCTTTGCAGCCTGTAACCTAGACCGAAATGGTTTACGTCCAGCGCGTTATATTATTACTCAAGATGGTTTTATTACTTTAGCTTCTGAGGTGGGAATTTGGGATTACACCGCTGACGAGGTGGTAGAAAAAGGACGTGTTGGCCCAGGCGAGCTACTGGTTATTGATACCAAACTCGGAAAAATTTGGCATTCAGATGAAATTGACCAAGACTTAAAATCACGCCACCCTTATAAATCGTGGTTAGAAGAAAACGTTAAACGCTTAACACCTTTTGAAGCACTGACTGAGCAAGATGCAGGTAATCGCTCATTCGATGATGCAACTCTAGTCAAATACCAAAAGATGTTTGGCTATACTAACGAAGAGCTAGACAGTGTTATTCGTGTTATGGGTGAAAATGGGCAAGAAGCCACTGGCTCAATGGGTGACGATACGCCGTTTGCCGTCCTAAGCGAAGGGAATCGTTCACTTTACGATTATTTCCGTCAAAAGTTTGCTCAGGTTACTAATCCGCCAATTGATCCGTTACGTGAAAACCATGTAATGTCGTTGGCAACGTGTATTGGCAGTGAGCAAAACGTATTTAATGAAACAACAGGGCACGCTAAACGCCTGCAATTTGATACGCCTATTTTAATGTACGCTGATATGCAGCAGCTACTTAACGCCGATGAAGTGCACTACAGCTATTGTAAGATTGATATTACTTACACCGTAGAAGAAGGCCTTGAGAATGCGGTTAAGCGCATCTGTGATGAAGCACAAGCAAAAGCCGCATCTGGCTGCATTATGCTGGTATTAACGGATCGTAACTTTGATGACAATCAATTACCTATTCCTGCAGCTATGGCGGTGGGTGCGGTACAAAAACGCTTGGTAGATAATAACTTACGCTGTGAGTCTAACATCATTATTGAAACCGGCAGCGTTCGTGACGCGCATCAATTTGCGGTTCTACTTGGCTTTGGTGCAACCGCAATCTACCCGTATTTAGCGTATGAGTCACTTGTGGCCATGAGCGATAGTAAGGTAATTAATAAGTCATACTGCGAAGTGACACTGGCTTATCGTCAAGCAATTAATAAAGGCTTGTACAAAATCATGTCGAAAATGGGTATTAGCACCGTGGCTTCATATCGTTGTTCGATGTTGTTTGAAGCGGTTGGCTTATCGGACGCGATTGTTGAGATGTGTTTTAAGGGCGTTGCAAGTCGCATAAAAGGGGCGTGTTTTAGCGACTTCGATGACGATCAGCAAAGCTTGCATAAACTGGCGCTTAGTAAACGTAAATTATTAAGCCATGGCGGTTTATTTAAATACGTTCACGGCGGCGAGTATCATGCTTATAATCCTGATGTTATTCAAACGCTACAAAAAGCAGTACGAAGCGGCCAGTACAGTGATTACAACGAATACGCAAAGCTAGTTAATCACCGTCCAGTGGCGACTTTGCGCGATATGTTGGCTTTAAAACTACCTGAAAAGGGTATAAGCATTGATGAGGTAGAGCCCGCCGCTGAGCTTTATAAACGTTTTGATTCTGCAGCGATGAGTATTGGTGCATTATCACCAGAGGCGCATGAAGCACTAGCCATTGCTATGAACCGTTTAGGTGGTTGCTCAAATTCTGGCGAAGGTGGCGAAGATAAACTTCGTTACGGTACAGAAAAAAATTCACGGATTAAACAAGTGGCCTCCGGTCGATTTGGTGTAACACCTCATTATTTACGCAGTGCGGATGTCATCCAAATAAAAGTGGCTCAAGGCGCTAAGCCGGGCGAAGGCGGGCAGTTACCAGGTGAAAAAGTAACGCCCTATATTGCCAAGCTTCGTTACTCGGTACCAGGCGTTACGCTAATTTCACCCCCACCGCATCATGATATTTACTCTATTGAAGATTTAGCACAGCTGATTTTTGATTTAAAACAAGTAAACCCGAATGCACTGATTTCAGTAAAACTGGTGTCTGAACCGGGCGTTGGCACAATTGCAACCGGTGTTGCAAAAGCGTATGCCGATTTAATTACTATTTCAGGCTACGATGGTGGCACAGGTGCAAGCCCCTTAACCTCGGTTAAATATGCTGGCAGCCCATGGGAGCTTGGCCTTGCTGAAACGCAACAAGCATTAGTAGAAAACGGCCTTCGTCATCGTATCCGCCTGCAAACAGATGGTGGTTTAAAAACCGGTCTTGATATCATCAAAGCAGCCATTTTAGGCGCTGAAAGTTTTGGTTTTGGTACCGGACCTATGGTGGCGTTAGGCTGTAAATACTTACGAATTTGTCACTTAAATAACTGTGCTACTGGTGTGGCAACCCAAGACGATACACTGCGCCAAAAGCATTATCACGGCTTACCAGAAATGGCGATGAACTACTTTAAGTTTATAGCTCAAGAAGCGCGTGAAATTATGGCAAGTTTAGGTGTTGCAAACCTAACCGATTTGATTGGTCGCTTAGATTTATTCGAAGCCATTGAAGGCAAAACAGCCAAACAGCAAAAAATAGATTTATCAGCGGTTATCGCTCAGCCGAACAACCCAACGGGTGAAACACTGTTTTGCAGTGCACCAAATAGCTCGCACTATTTAGGTGAGTTAAATGAGAGCTTGCTAGGCAAGGCAAAAGAGGCAATTGATAATTCAAGCGGCATTTCATTAGTGAGTCGTATATGTAATACCGATAGATCGGTTGGCGCAATGCTTTCTGGTTATATTGCTGATAAGCACGGTAATCAAGGTATGGCAGCAGATCCTGTGGTGATTGAACTTCATGGTACAGCTGGCCAGTCATTCGGGGTATGGAATGCTGGCGGCCTTGAAATGACTCTAGTTGGTGATGCCAACGATTACGTTGGTAAAGGGATGGCTGGCGGTAAGCTAGTCGTTCGCCCACCACTGGGTTCGTCATTTGAAAGTCACAAAGCAACCATCGTAGGTAATACCTGTTTATATGGTGCCACTGGCGGTAAATTGTTTGCAGCCGGATGTGCTGGTGAGCGTTTTGCTGTGCGTAATTCGGGTGTGCAAGCTGTTGTTGAAGGTGTTGGTGATAATGGTTGTGAATATATGACCGGTGGCGTGGTATGTGTACTTGGTAATGTAGGAGTTAACTTTGGTGCAGGTATGACCGGTGGTTTTGCTTATATTTTAGATGAACGAGGTGATTTTGAGAAACGCATTAACCCAGAGTTGGTTGAAGTGGTTACTTTAGATGATTTGAGTTCACATCAAGAGCATTTACGCGGCTTAATTGCTGACCATTTAGAGCTAACAGGCTCATGCAGAGCAGAAACTATTTTAGCTAACTTTGAACTTTATTTACCGATGTTCAAATTAGTAAAACCTAAATCAAGTGACGTAAAAAGTTTACTCGGGCATCGCGCTCGCAGTAGCGCCGAACTACGTGTTCAAGCGCAATAA
- a CDS encoding ABC transporter permease → MLEIKPIFHALCRSKVGAILLLIQIAITTAIVSNAAFIIQDRIAFLNQETGYPEQDLFKFNVMTFGKDVDASQQFELDEAMLRALPGVESAAQSSSIPLSGSGSASGFNLKPAPQESKNVRTAYFFIDEHGLDTYGVKLIAGRNFTEAEVLITNSPTDRTTNVTVVTGALANELFPKGDGLGKTIYFGDLPLQIIGITAPMKGPWLKDSHPNNVALIPYIQGKTYAQFAVRTKPGQRAAVMKQIENAMLNNYSKRVINNIKGLDELKDQYMAADKLMMRMLIVLITILVLVTALGIFGLTLFNINKRTKQIGTRRALGARKSAIVNYFLVENALICIAGLFLGAISALLLGQLLMQHFSIAALPSSYIAVTAIMVFTMSLLAVFGPAKRAANISPSIATRTI, encoded by the coding sequence ATGTTAGAAATAAAACCAATATTTCATGCCCTTTGCCGCTCAAAGGTAGGCGCAATATTACTTTTAATTCAAATTGCAATTACGACAGCCATTGTCAGCAATGCGGCGTTTATCATTCAAGATAGAATCGCTTTTTTAAACCAAGAAACCGGCTATCCAGAGCAAGACTTGTTTAAGTTCAATGTGATGACCTTTGGGAAAGACGTTGATGCTAGCCAGCAGTTTGAACTAGATGAAGCCATGTTAAGAGCCCTACCAGGGGTTGAGAGTGCAGCGCAAAGTAGCAGTATTCCGTTATCTGGTAGTGGCAGCGCTTCCGGCTTTAATTTAAAACCTGCACCACAAGAAAGCAAAAATGTGCGCACTGCTTACTTTTTTATTGATGAGCACGGCCTAGACACATATGGCGTAAAATTAATTGCTGGGCGTAATTTTACTGAGGCTGAAGTACTCATTACAAATTCACCAACAGATAGAACAACCAATGTCACAGTCGTTACCGGGGCGTTAGCCAATGAGCTTTTCCCTAAGGGAGATGGCCTAGGAAAAACCATTTATTTTGGTGACTTACCCCTACAAATTATTGGGATCACAGCGCCAATGAAAGGCCCTTGGCTAAAAGATAGTCACCCCAATAATGTCGCGCTTATTCCGTATATTCAAGGCAAAACTTACGCACAATTTGCTGTAAGAACAAAGCCAGGACAACGCGCAGCTGTAATGAAACAAATCGAAAATGCGATGCTAAATAATTATAGCAAGCGGGTGATCAACAATATTAAAGGTCTTGATGAACTTAAAGATCAATATATGGCTGCAGATAAACTTATGATGCGTATGTTAATTGTGCTCATAACCATACTGGTATTGGTAACCGCACTGGGCATTTTTGGTTTGACGCTATTTAATATAAACAAACGTACCAAGCAAATTGGGACCCGTCGTGCTTTAGGCGCTCGTAAATCTGCAATTGTTAATTATTTTTTAGTTGAAAATGCGCTGATTTGCATTGCTGGCTTATTTTTAGGTGCTATTTCAGCACTTTTACTCGGTCAGTTATTAATGCAACATTTTTCAATAGCGGCATTACCATCAAGTTATATTGCTGTCACGGCAATCATGGTGTTCACAATGAGTCTTTTGGCTGTATTTGGCCCAGCTAAACGCGCGGCAAATATTTCGCCGAGTATCGCAACCCGAACCATATAG
- a CDS encoding ABC transporter permease, with protein MLLHYLDLSWRSFKRTPLVSFLMVLAIAIGIGVTMTSLSVYHMMSADPIPHKSSQLYNVQLQTMDEGHTWWTGDDIPMQLTYQDAVNLHNAPTPDKKVAMMRTGFSVYLDSDKVKPFTGEARMTTPDFFSMFDVPFIYGGVWSVQQEQSAAPVLVISKELNDKLFAGENSIGKLVYLDDDSYQIVGVIDDWPLNLKYYDLNNGAFDKIADLFLPFSLIKAKELTSWGNSNGWKHENINTYADRLQSEIVWIQFWAQLDTPEQKTAYGDYLTSYIEEQKKRGRFTREKPEYSLRDVNQWMEYNNVVSEDNKILVSLSFMFLAVCLANILGLLLAKFLRRAPEVGVRRALGASKRQVFLQHLVEVAMLGFIGGLLGIVLAQIGLLGVRQSYEYYKNIATMDLAMLLSAPVIAITTCIIAGLYPAWLVCKTNPAIYLKSQ; from the coding sequence ATGCTATTACATTACCTCGATTTAAGTTGGCGTAGCTTTAAGCGCACTCCTCTGGTGAGTTTCTTAATGGTGCTGGCGATTGCCATTGGGATTGGTGTAACCATGACCAGTTTAAGCGTTTATCATATGATGTCAGCAGATCCGATCCCGCATAAAAGCAGTCAATTGTATAACGTACAATTACAAACCATGGATGAAGGTCACACGTGGTGGACGGGTGACGATATCCCCATGCAATTGACTTATCAAGATGCCGTAAATTTACATAATGCGCCTACTCCAGATAAAAAAGTGGCCATGATGCGCACTGGCTTCTCGGTGTATTTAGACTCAGATAAAGTTAAGCCGTTTACTGGTGAAGCACGCATGACCACACCCGATTTTTTTAGCATGTTTGATGTGCCATTTATTTATGGCGGTGTGTGGAGTGTACAACAAGAGCAATCTGCAGCCCCTGTTTTGGTGATTTCAAAAGAGCTGAACGATAAGTTGTTTGCGGGTGAAAACTCCATCGGCAAACTAGTCTATTTGGATGACGATAGCTACCAAATTGTCGGTGTTATTGATGACTGGCCCCTCAACCTTAAATATTACGATTTAAATAACGGCGCTTTTGATAAAATAGCAGACCTATTTTTACCCTTTAGTTTAATTAAAGCAAAAGAGCTCACCAGCTGGGGCAATAGCAATGGCTGGAAACATGAAAATATAAATACCTATGCCGATAGATTGCAATCGGAAATAGTGTGGATCCAATTTTGGGCTCAGCTTGATACACCAGAGCAAAAAACCGCTTACGGTGATTACCTCACCTCTTACATTGAAGAGCAAAAAAAACGTGGCCGCTTCACCCGAGAGAAACCTGAATATAGCCTACGTGATGTAAACCAATGGATGGAATACAACAATGTCGTTAGCGAAGATAACAAAATACTGGTTAGTTTAAGCTTTATGTTTTTAGCGGTGTGTTTAGCTAATATTTTAGGATTATTACTAGCAAAGTTTTTACGCCGTGCTCCAGAAGTCGGCGTGCGTCGAGCACTCGGGGCAAGTAAGCGACAAGTCTTTCTACAGCATTTAGTAGAAGTAGCCATGCTTGGTTTTATCGGCGGGTTGCTCGGTATTGTACTTGCACAAATTGGCCTTCTCGGGGTAAGGCAAAGTTACGAATATTACAAAAACATAGCCACGATGGATTTAGCCATGTTATTAAGTGCCCCAGTTATCGCAATAACTACTTGCATTATTGCTGGGCTTTACCCTGCTTGGCTAGTGTGTAAAACCAACCCTGCCATTTACTTAAAGAGCCAATAA
- a CDS encoding efflux RND transporter periplasmic adaptor subunit, whose protein sequence is MIKDTSGQDTQISRPINFKKYIRLFIFIVGLVALCVYALLNADQEGTISVDRVSLQIATVVRQSLIRDVAASGKIVAARAPKVYSPERGFVSLKVNAGDSVKLHDVIAMVDSPELTNELKQQQSVLARLEGELQRKHLEARRQSLSLNKALDLAQVELNAADRENRRAALSMQKNVISQIDHEKAIDELARAKLSYKHAEQEVELSKDTLAFELQAAKRDVTRQQLIVDDLLRKVNNLTIKATVSGIVGNLLVQQREAVTQSQPLMTLVDLSNFEAELQVPESYANELGLGMDVEITMGASKVMGALSAISPEVNNREVTTRVRFDKDMTGIRQNQRLTARILLENRDDVLQVKRGAFLQQGGTQVYKITGDTAQLIDISIGATSINAVELISGVQAGDELIISSYNSFKHTHTLLLR, encoded by the coding sequence ATGATTAAAGACACTAGCGGGCAAGACACGCAAATCTCACGACCTATAAATTTTAAAAAATACATCAGGCTGTTTATATTTATTGTGGGCCTAGTTGCTCTATGTGTATATGCACTATTAAATGCTGATCAAGAAGGTACTATCTCGGTTGATAGAGTAAGCCTACAAATAGCCACGGTGGTGCGCCAATCGCTAATACGCGATGTTGCAGCCAGCGGTAAAATTGTGGCCGCCAGAGCACCAAAAGTTTACAGCCCTGAACGAGGCTTTGTTTCATTGAAGGTTAATGCTGGTGACTCAGTAAAACTGCATGATGTAATAGCCATGGTTGATAGTCCTGAGCTCACAAACGAATTAAAGCAGCAACAGTCTGTTTTAGCTCGTCTTGAGGGCGAGCTACAACGTAAACACCTTGAGGCACGCCGCCAATCATTAAGCTTAAATAAAGCACTTGATCTAGCACAAGTAGAGTTAAACGCTGCCGATAGAGAAAATCGCAGAGCGGCCTTATCAATGCAAAAAAATGTGATCAGTCAAATTGATCACGAAAAAGCCATTGATGAGCTTGCCCGTGCAAAACTCTCTTATAAACATGCAGAGCAAGAAGTTGAATTGTCCAAAGATACACTTGCTTTTGAACTACAGGCCGCTAAACGAGATGTCACTCGTCAACAACTGATTGTCGATGATCTACTTCGTAAAGTTAATAACTTAACAATTAAAGCCACTGTGTCAGGGATTGTAGGTAACTTACTAGTTCAACAAAGAGAAGCGGTAACACAAAGCCAACCATTAATGACTTTAGTTGATTTGAGTAATTTTGAAGCAGAGCTACAAGTCCCTGAAAGTTATGCAAATGAGCTTGGTTTAGGTATGGACGTAGAGATAACAATGGGCGCTAGCAAAGTGATGGGCGCCCTCTCTGCCATTTCACCAGAAGTAAATAATAGAGAAGTCACAACGCGTGTACGTTTTGACAAAGACATGACGGGTATCAGACAAAACCAACGATTAACAGCACGTATTTTATTAGAAAATCGTGACGATGTTTTACAAGTTAAGCGTGGGGCATTTTTACAACAAGGCGGTACACAGGTTTATAAAATTACCGGTGATACAGCTCAGCTCATTGATATTTCAATTGGTGCAACCAGCATTAATGCGGTTGAGTTAATCTCAGGGGTTCAAGCTGGCGATGAATTGATTATTTCAAGCTATAACAGTTTCAAACACACACACACATTATTACTTCGCTAA